In the Leifsonia sp. 466MF genome, one interval contains:
- a CDS encoding YciI family protein, which translates to MFAVTFYDADPDASPEHFQRLVETYPRHRAYLDEFAAGGEVLMIGTFGDPATQGSMAIFRSREAAERFLEGDPFVTEGLVYLVRIQDWDPLVFSES; encoded by the coding sequence ATGTTCGCCGTCACGTTCTACGATGCCGACCCGGACGCGTCTCCGGAGCACTTCCAGCGTCTCGTCGAGACGTACCCCCGTCACCGCGCCTACCTCGACGAGTTCGCCGCGGGAGGCGAGGTGCTGATGATCGGCACCTTCGGCGACCCGGCCACCCAGGGCTCGATGGCGATCTTCCGCAGTCGGGAGGCGGCGGAGCGCTTCCTGGAGGGCGACCCGTTCGTCACGGAGGGCCTGGTGTATCTGGTGCGCATCCAGGACTGGGACCCGCTCGTCTTCTCCGAGAGCTGA
- a CDS encoding DUF1206 domain-containing protein has product MTSPSRVASRVERHPLVRGLARVGLAAIGILHILIGVIALAVAFGSGGDADQSGALQALVAVPGGLFVLWAVIVGLIFLAAWQILQAITAHKPGQKVTEVAKCVVYAALAGIAISIASGGRQDASTSEKSMSAKLLAMPGGVFLLAGIGIAIVVVGVVFAVNGLTHKFERDLRLPPNRWATVTTTLGRVGYVSKGVALVIVGGLVVFGAFTSDPEKAGGLDGSLKALTEVPFGVVLLILIALGLIAYGVFWCVRAYASRLAEP; this is encoded by the coding sequence ATGACCTCCCCCAGCCGCGTCGCCTCCCGGGTCGAACGCCATCCGCTCGTGCGCGGCCTCGCCCGGGTCGGCCTCGCCGCCATCGGCATCCTGCACATCCTGATCGGCGTCATCGCGCTGGCCGTCGCGTTCGGGTCGGGCGGGGATGCCGACCAGTCGGGTGCCTTGCAGGCGCTCGTCGCCGTGCCGGGCGGCCTCTTCGTGCTGTGGGCCGTGATCGTCGGACTCATCTTCCTGGCGGCCTGGCAGATCCTGCAGGCGATCACGGCGCACAAGCCTGGCCAGAAGGTGACGGAGGTCGCCAAGTGCGTCGTGTACGCCGCCCTCGCCGGTATCGCGATCTCCATCGCGTCCGGCGGCCGGCAGGATGCGTCCACCTCCGAGAAGTCGATGAGCGCGAAGCTTCTCGCGATGCCCGGCGGAGTCTTCCTCCTCGCCGGCATCGGGATCGCGATCGTGGTCGTCGGCGTCGTCTTCGCCGTGAACGGCCTGACCCACAAGTTCGAGCGCGACCTGCGCCTCCCACCGAACCGCTGGGCGACCGTCACGACGACGCTGGGCCGCGTCGGCTACGTCTCCAAGGGGGTCGCCCTGGTGATCGTCGGCGGTCTGGTCGTCTTCGGCGCCTTCACATCCGACCCCGAGAAGGCGGGCGGACTCGACGGCAGCCTGAAGGCGCTCACCGAGGTCCCGTTCGGCGTCGTCCTCCTCATCCTCATCGCGCTCGGCCTGATCGCGTACGGCGTCTTCTGGTGCGTGCGCGCGTACGCGTCCCGCCTCGCCGAGCCGTGA
- the nusA gene encoding transcription termination factor NusA, translating into MDIDLSVLRLMEREKEIPFDELVQIIEQAILTAYLKHTNQADHRHGHSDQPPAARVHLDRKTGHVTVYVPERDEEGNVIGEAEDSPSDFGRIAAFAAKQVINQRLRDIADDAVLGEFRGREGDIVAGVIQQGPNPRMIHVDLGTVEAILPPEEQVPGEEYTHGSRIRVYVTSVTKGPKGPSITVSRTHPALVRKLFALEVPEIASGVVEIVSLAREAGHRTKMAVRATEPGVNAKGACIGELGQRVRAVTAELNNEKIDIVDYSPDLATFVSSALSPAKVTSAFVIDESLKAVRALVPDYQLSLAIGKEGQNARLAAKLTGAKIDIQPDSILDRD; encoded by the coding sequence ATGGACATCGACCTCAGCGTCTTGCGTCTCATGGAGCGCGAGAAGGAGATCCCCTTCGATGAACTGGTGCAGATCATCGAACAGGCCATCCTGACCGCTTACCTGAAGCACACGAACCAGGCCGATCACCGCCACGGTCACAGCGACCAGCCGCCGGCCGCACGGGTGCACCTGGACCGCAAGACGGGGCATGTCACGGTTTACGTGCCCGAGCGCGACGAAGAAGGCAACGTCATCGGCGAGGCCGAGGACAGCCCGAGCGACTTCGGCCGCATCGCGGCCTTCGCGGCCAAGCAGGTGATCAACCAGCGGCTGCGCGACATCGCGGACGACGCCGTGCTCGGCGAGTTCCGCGGACGCGAGGGCGACATCGTCGCCGGCGTCATCCAGCAGGGCCCGAACCCGCGCATGATCCACGTCGACCTGGGAACGGTGGAGGCCATCCTCCCGCCGGAGGAGCAGGTGCCGGGCGAGGAGTACACGCACGGTTCGCGCATCCGCGTCTACGTCACGAGCGTCACCAAGGGACCGAAGGGTCCGTCGATCACCGTGTCGCGCACGCACCCGGCGCTCGTCCGGAAGCTGTTCGCGCTGGAGGTCCCGGAGATCGCCAGCGGCGTCGTCGAGATCGTGTCGCTCGCCCGCGAGGCCGGGCACCGCACGAAGATGGCGGTCCGGGCGACCGAGCCGGGAGTGAACGCCAAGGGCGCGTGCATCGGCGAGCTGGGTCAGCGCGTCCGCGCGGTGACCGCGGAGCTCAACAACGAGAAGATCGACATCGTCGACTACTCGCCAGACCTCGCGACGTTCGTGTCGAGTGCGCTGTCGCCCGCGAAGGTGACCAGTGCGTTCGTCATCGACGAGTCGCTCAAGGCCGTCCGCGCGCTCGTGCCCGACTACCAGCTGTCGCTCGCGATCGGCAAGGAGGGTCAGAACGCGCGTCTCGCCGCGAAGCTGACGGGCGCGAAGATCGACATCCAGCCCGATTCGATCCTCGACCGCGATTGA
- a CDS encoding ketopantoate reductase family protein, translated as MRIGVIGAGAIGGTIAALLDRVGHLVEVTARGEQLAAIRDDGLRLDGGWGVHTARVAAAETLQTRPELAFVTTKAQDAPAAIRANAAALDGITVVIVQNGLAGLREAEQLLPGSDCVGALALYAASYLSPGRVSVTTTANTYLGAGDGPPPAAAVEAARILDAAMPAFAIDNFTGAQWTKLMVNQINALPAITGLSAQQVLGDRRLRPIVTASLQEATRVGYARGVRYGSIQGLDDRILRVVARAPRWAAQAVPLLMKRRMGSTPNPGSTLQSIRRGQLTEIDYLNGAVVDEARTAGVDAPVNAAITALVHEVERTVAFLTPDQVAERMRPLLA; from the coding sequence GTGCGTATCGGCGTGATCGGAGCAGGAGCCATCGGCGGAACGATCGCGGCGCTCCTCGATCGCGTCGGCCACCTGGTCGAGGTCACGGCCCGCGGCGAGCAGCTGGCCGCCATCCGCGACGACGGCCTCCGGCTCGACGGCGGCTGGGGCGTCCACACCGCGCGGGTCGCCGCCGCGGAGACCCTCCAGACCCGCCCGGAGCTGGCCTTCGTCACCACCAAGGCCCAGGATGCGCCCGCCGCGATCCGCGCCAACGCGGCCGCCCTCGACGGCATCACCGTCGTGATCGTGCAGAACGGCCTCGCCGGCCTCCGCGAGGCGGAGCAACTGCTGCCCGGATCCGACTGCGTCGGCGCCCTCGCGCTGTACGCCGCGAGCTACCTCTCCCCCGGCCGCGTCTCGGTCACGACGACCGCGAACACCTACCTCGGCGCCGGGGACGGCCCACCGCCCGCCGCCGCCGTCGAGGCCGCCCGCATCCTCGACGCCGCGATGCCCGCCTTCGCGATCGACAACTTCACCGGCGCCCAGTGGACGAAGCTCATGGTCAACCAGATCAACGCCCTCCCGGCCATCACCGGGCTGAGTGCGCAGCAGGTGCTCGGCGACCGGCGGTTGCGGCCCATCGTGACCGCGAGCCTCCAGGAGGCCACCCGCGTCGGCTACGCGCGCGGCGTGCGCTACGGGAGCATCCAGGGCCTCGACGATCGCATCCTCCGCGTGGTCGCGCGGGCTCCGCGCTGGGCCGCCCAGGCCGTCCCCCTGCTGATGAAGCGGAGGATGGGGTCGACGCCCAACCCGGGCTCGACGCTGCAGAGCATCCGCCGCGGTCAGCTCACCGAGATCGACTACCTGAACGGCGCCGTCGTCGACGAAGCCCGCACCGCCGGAGTCGATGCGCCGGTCAACGCGGCGATCACCGCGCTCGTGCACGAGGTGGAGCGCACCGTCGCCTTCCTCACGCCCGACCAGGTAGCCGAACGGATGCGTCCCCTGCTGGCCTGA
- the rbfA gene encoding 30S ribosome-binding factor RbfA has product MADPARARKLADRIKEIIAKRLDRGLRDPRLGFVTITDVQVTGDLQHATVFYTVYGTEQERDDSAAALKAATGMLRSEVGKNITARLTPTLEFQLDAIPENAAQIENLLREARQRDEEVAGLAAGANYAGDEDPYVKPREFEDDDEDFDDAEDDDTEDADEADDKH; this is encoded by the coding sequence ATGGCTGATCCGGCACGCGCGAGGAAACTCGCGGACAGGATCAAGGAGATCATCGCGAAGCGGCTCGATCGCGGTCTCCGCGACCCGCGCCTCGGCTTCGTCACGATCACGGACGTCCAGGTGACCGGCGACCTGCAGCACGCCACAGTGTTCTACACGGTGTACGGCACCGAGCAGGAGCGCGACGACAGCGCTGCCGCACTCAAGGCCGCCACCGGCATGCTGCGCAGCGAGGTCGGCAAGAACATCACCGCCCGGCTCACGCCGACGCTGGAGTTCCAGCTCGACGCGATCCCCGAGAACGCCGCGCAGATCGAGAACCTGCTCCGCGAGGCGCGTCAGCGGGATGAGGAGGTCGCGGGACTCGCGGCCGGCGCGAACTACGCCGGCGACGAGGACCCGTACGTCAAGCCCCGCGAGTTCGAGGACGACGACGAGGACTTCGACGACGCCGAGGATGACGACACCGAGGACGCCGACGAGGCGGACGACAAGCACTGA
- a CDS encoding ABC transporter ATP-binding protein — translation MSDKTTTPERPAGPPIRRGPGGGGPFAGFGMPVQKSMNFGPSAKRLLGRLRPEWLPLAAVTLLAVVSVTFAVLGPKLLGNAINLVFAGALSLQFPKGETQAQVIAGLRAQGQNQYADLLSGTTFTPGAGIDFTAVGQTLLWVLALYVLSSVFSYLQAYVLNGVTQRTVYRLRSDVEDKLHRLPLKYFDGMQRGELLSRVTNDIDNISQSLQQTMSQLLTSLLTVVGVVVLMFVISPLLALIALITIPLTLVITTVIAKRSQKLFVAQWRHTGELNGQIEEAFTGHSLVKVFGRHREVEARFREKNQEMYRASFGAQFISGIIMPAMMFVGNLMYVAIAVVGGLQVASGAMQLGDVTAFIQYSRQFTQPLTQLGSMANLLQSGVASAERVFELLDADEQSPDPREPESPAGTKGLLTFEDVSFRYVEDTPLIEDLSLVAQPGQTVAIVGPTGAGKTTLVNLMMRFYELDGGRITLDGVDIASMSRHDLRSRMGMVLQDTWLFKGTIRDNILYGRPDATEEEVLDAARATYVDRFVHSLPDGYDTILDDEGSNISAGEKQLLTIARAFLARPSVLILDEATSSVDTRTELLVQKAMSALRADRTSFVIAHRLSTIRDADLILVMEAGRIVEQGTHAELLARGGAYYSLYNAQFAGAADE, via the coding sequence ATGAGCGACAAGACGACGACCCCCGAGCGGCCGGCCGGCCCTCCGATCCGGCGCGGACCCGGCGGGGGAGGGCCGTTCGCCGGTTTCGGCATGCCCGTCCAGAAGTCGATGAACTTCGGCCCGAGCGCGAAGCGCCTGCTGGGCCGTCTCCGCCCGGAGTGGCTGCCGCTCGCCGCGGTGACGCTGCTCGCAGTGGTGTCCGTGACGTTCGCGGTGCTCGGGCCCAAGCTGCTCGGCAACGCGATCAACCTGGTGTTCGCCGGTGCCCTCTCCCTGCAGTTCCCGAAGGGCGAGACCCAGGCGCAGGTCATCGCCGGTCTACGGGCGCAGGGCCAGAACCAGTACGCCGACCTGCTCTCCGGTACGACCTTCACCCCCGGTGCGGGCATCGACTTCACCGCGGTCGGCCAGACCCTGCTCTGGGTGCTCGCGCTGTACGTCCTCTCGTCGGTGTTCAGCTACCTGCAGGCCTACGTGCTCAACGGCGTCACGCAGCGCACCGTGTACCGTCTGCGCTCGGATGTGGAGGACAAGCTGCACCGTCTCCCGCTGAAGTACTTCGACGGGATGCAGCGGGGCGAGCTGCTCAGCCGGGTCACCAACGACATCGACAACATTTCGCAGTCGCTGCAGCAGACGATGAGCCAGTTGCTGACGTCCCTTCTGACGGTCGTCGGAGTGGTCGTGCTGATGTTCGTCATCTCGCCGCTCCTCGCGCTGATCGCGCTCATCACCATCCCGCTGACCCTCGTCATCACGACGGTCATCGCGAAGCGCTCGCAGAAGCTGTTCGTCGCCCAGTGGCGGCACACCGGCGAGCTGAACGGCCAGATCGAGGAGGCGTTCACCGGCCACTCCCTGGTCAAGGTGTTCGGCCGCCACCGCGAGGTCGAGGCCCGGTTCCGCGAGAAGAACCAGGAGATGTACCGGGCGAGCTTCGGCGCCCAGTTCATCTCGGGCATCATCATGCCGGCGATGATGTTCGTCGGGAACCTGATGTACGTCGCCATCGCGGTGGTGGGTGGACTGCAGGTGGCGAGCGGCGCGATGCAGCTCGGTGACGTGACGGCGTTCATCCAGTACTCCCGTCAGTTCACGCAGCCGCTCACCCAGCTCGGGTCGATGGCGAACCTGTTGCAGTCGGGTGTCGCGAGCGCCGAGCGCGTGTTCGAGCTGCTGGACGCCGACGAGCAGTCGCCCGACCCGCGCGAGCCGGAGAGCCCAGCCGGCACCAAGGGCCTCCTGACGTTCGAGGACGTCTCGTTCCGCTACGTCGAGGACACCCCGCTGATCGAGGACCTGTCGCTGGTGGCCCAGCCCGGGCAGACCGTGGCGATCGTCGGACCGACGGGCGCCGGCAAGACCACGCTCGTGAACCTGATGATGCGCTTCTACGAGCTGGACGGCGGACGCATCACCCTCGACGGCGTCGACATCGCGTCGATGAGCCGGCACGACCTGCGGAGCCGGATGGGGATGGTGTTGCAGGACACCTGGCTGTTCAAGGGCACCATCCGCGACAACATCCTCTACGGCCGCCCGGACGCGACAGAGGAGGAGGTGCTGGATGCGGCGCGCGCGACCTACGTCGACCGCTTCGTCCACTCGCTGCCCGACGGCTACGACACCATCCTCGACGACGAGGGGTCGAACATCTCGGCGGGGGAGAAGCAGCTGCTCACGATCGCGCGGGCCTTCCTCGCGCGGCCGAGCGTGCTCATCCTCGACGAGGCGACCTCGTCCGTTGACACCCGCACCGAGCTGCTCGTGCAGAAGGCGATGAGCGCACTGCGGGCGGACCGGACGTCGTTCGTCATCGCACACAGGCTCTCCACGATCCGCGACGCCGACCTCATCCTGGTGATGGAGGCGGGCCGGATCGTCGAGCAGGGCACGCACGCCGAGCTGTTGGCGCGCGGCGGAGCGTACTACTCGCTCTACAACGCGCAGTTCGCCGGGGCGGCGGACGAGTAG
- a CDS encoding A/G-specific adenine glycosylase gives MHDFAGTVVDWYHANRRDLPWRRDGFTAWGTLVSEFMLQQTPVSRVIPRLEEWLTRWPTPAALAAVPPGEAVRAWQSLGYPRRALWLHAAAVAITEQHDGVVPEDVDALLALPGIGDYTARAVAVFAYGNRHPVVDTNIRRVIARAIGGQAEPGPPGKRDLAAMEALLPEDRPAAAAFNAGMMELGAIVCVARSPRCDECPVASRCAWRQAGYPAYDGPKKAVQKRYEGSDRQVRGRILAELRASHIPVTAAELETVWPDAAQRDRALAGLLADGLAVTAEGGYTLP, from the coding sequence ATGCACGACTTCGCCGGGACGGTGGTGGATTGGTACCACGCCAACCGGCGCGACCTCCCGTGGCGACGCGACGGCTTCACGGCCTGGGGCACCCTCGTCAGCGAGTTCATGCTGCAGCAGACGCCGGTCTCCCGCGTCATCCCGCGCCTCGAGGAGTGGTTGACCCGCTGGCCGACCCCGGCCGCCCTCGCCGCTGTGCCGCCCGGCGAGGCGGTGCGCGCCTGGCAGTCGCTCGGCTACCCGCGCCGTGCCCTCTGGCTGCACGCGGCCGCCGTCGCGATCACCGAGCAGCACGACGGGGTGGTGCCGGAGGACGTGGATGCGCTGCTCGCGCTCCCCGGCATCGGCGACTACACCGCACGTGCCGTCGCGGTCTTCGCATACGGCAACCGGCACCCGGTGGTCGACACGAACATCCGCCGCGTCATCGCCCGAGCGATCGGCGGGCAGGCGGAGCCCGGCCCGCCCGGCAAGCGCGACCTCGCCGCGATGGAGGCGCTGCTCCCGGAGGATCGGCCGGCCGCCGCGGCGTTCAACGCCGGGATGATGGAGCTCGGCGCGATCGTCTGCGTCGCCCGATCGCCCCGCTGCGACGAGTGCCCGGTCGCGTCGCGCTGCGCGTGGCGCCAGGCCGGCTACCCCGCGTACGACGGCCCGAAGAAGGCCGTGCAGAAGCGCTACGAGGGCAGTGACCGGCAGGTGCGCGGACGCATCCTCGCCGAGCTGCGGGCGTCGCACATCCCGGTGACCGCTGCCGAGCTCGAGACCGTGTGGCCGGATGCCGCCCAGCGGGACCGTGCGCTGGCCGGGCTGCTCGCCGACGGTCTCGCCGTCACGGCCGAGGGCGGGTACACGCTGCCGTAA
- a CDS encoding YlxR family protein, whose amino-acid sequence MPRHSAALSTTRVPVRSARAVGRSRMEPVRTCVGCRSRAPRSSLLRIVAQDSELVVDPSATRPGRGAWLHPVEECLELALKRRAFGRALRVEGTLDTATIRSQFIRTG is encoded by the coding sequence ATGCCCAGGCATTCCGCGGCGTTGAGTACGACGCGGGTTCCTGTCCGTTCGGCGCGCGCCGTCGGGAGGAGTAGGATGGAACCCGTCAGAACGTGCGTCGGATGCCGTTCTCGCGCTCCCCGGTCCTCTCTTCTGAGGATCGTCGCCCAGGATTCGGAACTCGTGGTGGACCCGTCCGCCACCCGGCCGGGGCGAGGTGCGTGGCTGCATCCGGTCGAGGAGTGTCTCGAACTCGCACTGAAGCGCCGGGCCTTCGGGCGGGCGCTTCGGGTGGAGGGGACGCTCGACACCGCGACCATCCGGTCGCAATTCATTAGAACAGGCTGA
- the infB gene encoding translation initiation factor IF-2, with protein MAAKPRVHEVASELGVDSKVALAKLKEMGEFVKGPSSSIEPPVARKLRAALEAEGAKPSAEKATATAPKAPSQAPRPAAPRPPQAPAAATETDAGPKPQAPMSVAERQAAAEKAAAEKAAEKAAEKAASSTPAAGAPATPDAVKPSSAPRPGGGGIPRPSAPRPGNNPYSSNQGMGQRTPRPGNNPFSSSQGMGQRPSPGNIPRPTPPRPGAPRIGAPGQGGGNRPGPRQGGGGRPGFQQRPGTGGGAGAGAGGGFQRPGGGFGGPRPGGGGGRGRGPGGGTAGAFGRGGGKSKARKSKRAKRQEFEMREAPSLGGVTVPRGNGDTVIRLRRGSSISDFADKIDANPASLVTVLFHLGEMATATESLDEATFEVLGEELGYKIQVVSPEDEDKELLEGFDIDLDGELAGESDEDLEIRPPVVTVMGHVDHGKTRLLDAIRNANVVAGEAGGITQHIGAYQVWTEHEGIERAITFIDTPGHEAFTAMRARGAQVTDIAILVVAADDGIMPQTIEALNHAQAANVPIVVAVNKIDKPEANPAKVRQQLTEFGLVAEEYGGDVMFVDVSARNDIGIQDLLDAVLLTADAGLDLRANPNKDARGVAIEAKLDKGRGAVATVLIQSGTLRVGDAIVAGTAYGRVRAMADENGEAVFEAAPSRPVQVQGLSSVPRAGDVFLVTEEDRTARQIAEKREAAERNAQLAKARKRISLEDFTRALEEGKVEALNLIIKGDVSGAVEALEESLMKIEVDDSVSLRILHRGVGAITESDIDLATIDNAIVIGFNVRPDVKARERAAREGVDVRFYSVIYNAIEDIENSLKGMLKPEFEEVQSGVAEIREVFRSSKFGNIAGVIVRSGTITRNAKARVIRDGVVVGDNLAIESLRRFKDDVTEVRTDFEAGIGLGKYNDIQIGDEIETTELREKPRV; from the coding sequence GTGGCTGCAAAACCACGCGTACATGAGGTCGCGAGCGAGCTCGGCGTCGACAGCAAGGTCGCGCTCGCGAAGCTCAAGGAGATGGGCGAGTTCGTCAAGGGACCGTCCTCGAGCATCGAGCCCCCGGTAGCACGCAAGCTGCGTGCCGCGCTGGAGGCCGAGGGTGCGAAGCCGTCCGCCGAGAAGGCGACCGCTACCGCCCCGAAGGCGCCGTCCCAGGCGCCGCGTCCGGCCGCTCCGCGTCCGCCGCAGGCGCCCGCCGCCGCGACCGAGACGGATGCCGGGCCCAAGCCGCAGGCGCCGATGTCGGTCGCCGAGCGTCAGGCCGCGGCCGAGAAGGCCGCCGCCGAGAAGGCCGCTGAGAAGGCGGCGGAGAAGGCTGCTTCGAGCACGCCCGCCGCGGGCGCCCCGGCGACCCCGGACGCCGTCAAGCCGAGCTCCGCACCCCGCCCCGGCGGCGGTGGCATCCCGCGCCCGAGCGCCCCGCGCCCCGGCAACAACCCGTACTCGTCGAACCAGGGCATGGGCCAGCGCACGCCGCGTCCGGGCAACAACCCGTTCTCGTCGTCGCAGGGCATGGGACAGCGTCCCTCGCCCGGCAACATCCCGCGTCCGACCCCGCCGCGTCCCGGTGCCCCGCGCATCGGCGCACCCGGTCAGGGTGGCGGCAACCGTCCCGGCCCGCGTCAGGGCGGCGGCGGTCGTCCCGGCTTCCAGCAGCGCCCCGGCACCGGTGGCGGTGCGGGAGCAGGCGCAGGCGGCGGCTTCCAGCGTCCCGGCGGCGGCTTCGGCGGCCCGCGCCCCGGTGGTGGCGGCGGTCGTGGTCGTGGACCGGGCGGCGGCACGGCCGGTGCGTTCGGCCGCGGTGGCGGCAAGAGCAAGGCCCGCAAGTCGAAGCGCGCGAAGCGTCAGGAATTCGAGATGCGGGAGGCCCCGTCGCTGGGCGGCGTGACCGTTCCCCGCGGCAACGGCGACACCGTCATCCGACTGCGTCGCGGCTCGTCCATCTCGGACTTCGCCGACAAGATCGACGCGAACCCCGCGTCGCTGGTCACCGTCCTCTTCCACCTGGGCGAGATGGCGACCGCGACCGAGTCGCTCGATGAGGCCACCTTCGAGGTGCTCGGCGAGGAGCTCGGCTACAAGATCCAGGTCGTCTCGCCCGAGGACGAGGACAAGGAGCTCCTGGAGGGCTTCGACATCGACCTCGACGGCGAGCTCGCCGGCGAGTCCGACGAGGACCTCGAGATCCGTCCCCCGGTCGTCACCGTCATGGGTCACGTCGACCACGGTAAGACGCGCCTCCTCGACGCCATCCGCAACGCGAACGTCGTCGCGGGCGAGGCCGGCGGCATCACCCAGCACATCGGTGCGTACCAGGTGTGGACGGAGCACGAGGGCATCGAGCGTGCCATCACCTTCATCGACACCCCGGGTCACGAGGCGTTCACCGCCATGCGTGCCCGTGGTGCGCAGGTCACCGACATCGCGATCCTCGTGGTCGCGGCGGACGACGGCATCATGCCGCAGACCATCGAGGCGCTGAACCACGCTCAGGCGGCGAACGTGCCGATCGTGGTCGCGGTGAACAAGATCGACAAGCCGGAGGCCAACCCGGCCAAGGTGCGCCAGCAGCTCACCGAGTTCGGCCTGGTGGCGGAGGAGTACGGCGGCGACGTCATGTTCGTGGACGTGTCCGCGCGCAACGACATCGGCATCCAGGACCTGCTCGACGCGGTCCTGCTGACCGCCGACGCCGGTCTCGACCTCCGCGCCAACCCGAACAAGGACGCCCGCGGTGTCGCCATCGAGGCGAAGCTCGACAAAGGCCGCGGCGCCGTGGCGACCGTGCTCATCCAGTCCGGAACGCTCCGGGTGGGCGACGCGATCGTGGCGGGCACCGCCTACGGCCGCGTGCGTGCCATGGCCGACGAGAACGGCGAGGCCGTCTTCGAGGCAGCCCCGTCGCGTCCGGTCCAGGTGCAGGGTCTCTCCAGCGTCCCGCGCGCCGGTGACGTGTTCCTCGTCACCGAGGAGGACCGCACCGCCCGCCAGATCGCCGAGAAGCGTGAGGCCGCGGAGCGCAACGCGCAGCTGGCGAAGGCCCGCAAGCGCATCTCGCTCGAGGACTTCACCCGGGCCCTGGAGGAGGGCAAGGTCGAGGCGCTCAACCTCATCATCAAGGGCGACGTGTCCGGTGCCGTGGAGGCGCTGGAGGAGTCGCTCATGAAGATCGAGGTCGACGATTCGGTCTCCCTCCGCATCCTGCACCGCGGCGTCGGCGCGATCACCGAGTCGGACATCGACCTGGCGACCATCGACAACGCGATCGTGATCGGCTTCAACGTCCGCCCGGACGTGAAGGCGCGCGAGCGTGCGGCCCGCGAGGGTGTGGATGTGCGCTTCTACTCGGTCATCTACAACGCGATCGAGGACATCGAGAACTCGCTGAAGGGCATGCTCAAGCCCGAGTTCGAAGAGGTCCAGTCCGGTGTCGCCGAGATCCGCGAGGTGTTCCGCTCCTCGAAGTTCGGCAACATCGCCGGTGTCATCGTCCGCTCCGGGACGATCACGCGAAACGCCAAGGCGCGGGTCATCCGCGACGGCGTCGTGGTGGGGGACAACCTCGCCATCGAGTCGCTGCGCCGGTTCAAGGACGACGTCACCGAGGTCCGTACGGACTTCGAGGCCGGTATCGGTCTCGGGAAGTACAACGACATCCAGATCGGCGACGAGATCGAGACGACCGAGCTTCGCGAGAAGCCTCGAGTCTGA